One window from the genome of Haladaptatus paucihalophilus DX253 encodes:
- a CDS encoding sulfurtransferase — protein sequence MTSDTTDALVSVGWVVDRLDEFQRDDPSFRLLEVDIDPSNYDEAHVPGATKVDWRTELQDSTTFDVPTKGDFEALLGGHGITEDSTVVLYGDMMNWFAAYAYWLLTYYGHSDVRLLNGGRDSWLGRDAPVTDEVPEFTARSYSAAEPNADVRADQPDVLDAIPRETSLIDVRTPEEYRGEILAPPGWNEGVQRGGHIPGAVNIPWSQVVDGEGRFKSEDELRAIYEAAGIDETTEIITYCRIGERSALTWFVLHELLDFEDVRNYYGSWVEWGNTVGAPIEKGQRAEIRRQ from the coding sequence ATGACCAGCGATACCACCGACGCACTGGTTTCCGTCGGCTGGGTGGTCGACCGACTCGACGAGTTCCAACGCGACGACCCCTCGTTTCGGCTGTTGGAGGTCGATATCGACCCGAGCAACTACGACGAAGCGCACGTTCCGGGCGCGACGAAAGTGGACTGGCGGACCGAACTGCAGGACTCGACGACGTTCGACGTGCCGACGAAGGGCGATTTCGAGGCGTTACTCGGCGGACACGGCATCACGGAGGATTCGACGGTCGTGCTGTACGGCGACATGATGAACTGGTTCGCCGCCTACGCCTACTGGCTTCTCACGTACTACGGCCACTCCGATGTGCGGTTGCTGAACGGCGGCCGCGACAGTTGGTTGGGCCGCGACGCGCCGGTCACGGACGAGGTACCGGAGTTCACGGCGCGCTCGTACAGTGCGGCGGAACCGAACGCCGACGTTCGCGCCGATCAACCGGACGTGCTGGACGCGATACCGCGGGAGACCTCGCTCATCGACGTTCGAACGCCGGAGGAGTACCGCGGCGAAATCCTCGCACCGCCGGGATGGAACGAGGGCGTCCAGCGCGGCGGCCACATCCCCGGCGCGGTCAACATCCCGTGGAGTCAAGTCGTCGATGGCGAAGGCCGTTTCAAATCCGAGGACGAACTTCGAGCCATCTACGAGGCGGCGGGCATCGACGAAACGACCGAAATCATCACTTACTGTCGTATCGGGGAACGCTCCGCCCTGACGTGGTTCGTCCTCCACGAACTGCTGGATTTCGAGGACGTGCGAAACTACTACGGGTCGTGGGTGGAGTGGGGCAACACGGTCGGCGCGCCGATAGAGAAGGGCCAACGCGCGGAAATACGACGGCAGTGA
- a CDS encoding helix-turn-helix domain-containing protein, whose product MREFTFAIEYEVGSDPIMDVFIDHPSVVAHSLDGFVTEDRFWRIERISGPRSALDRIEEIRFDDTCCGESVTERDCDATRFHDVLERSSNELVLYTYLTDIRGCESVHTLAGKHLPRGLIFETRRRESTHWWRILMRSDEKVGVFYDALGARLAAGLTFRMGHLRDASGWRQDSLATVAMPEEQEVALRAALEAGYYETPRETTLDEIAAELSIPRSTLSYRLRQAEAQLARRYAGGDEGNRWLE is encoded by the coding sequence ATGCGGGAGTTCACGTTTGCCATCGAGTACGAGGTCGGTTCGGACCCCATCATGGACGTCTTCATCGACCATCCGTCCGTCGTGGCCCACTCGCTCGATGGGTTCGTGACCGAAGACCGGTTCTGGCGAATCGAACGAATTTCGGGGCCGCGGTCCGCGCTCGACCGCATCGAGGAGATTCGGTTCGACGATACGTGTTGCGGCGAGTCGGTCACCGAGCGGGATTGCGATGCAACCCGATTTCACGACGTGCTCGAACGCTCCTCGAACGAACTCGTCCTGTACACGTATCTGACCGACATTCGCGGCTGTGAATCCGTCCACACCCTCGCCGGAAAGCACCTCCCGAGGGGATTGATATTCGAAACCCGCCGCCGCGAATCGACCCACTGGTGGCGAATTCTGATGCGCTCGGACGAGAAAGTCGGCGTCTTCTACGACGCCCTCGGCGCGCGACTCGCCGCGGGTCTCACGTTTCGAATGGGCCACCTCCGCGACGCGAGCGGATGGCGACAGGATTCGCTGGCGACCGTCGCAATGCCGGAAGAGCAGGAAGTCGCGCTCCGCGCCGCGCTCGAAGCGGGGTACTACGAGACGCCGCGCGAGACGACGCTGGACGAAATCGCCGCGGAACTCTCGATTCCTCGTTCGACGCTTTCCTATCGGCTTCGACAGGCAGAAGCCCAACTCGCCCGGCGCTACGCGGGCGGCGACGAGGGCAACCGATGGCTCGAATGA
- a CDS encoding YeiH family protein produces MVTIRRTVPGLAVLLAVGLLARLVASAVPGLNYLIVTILLGLLVGNLYGIPDWARPGVRTHKVWLEAGIVVMGASVALDRVIAAGPTILFLVVATVTTTILVVELLARTVFSIHEETGSLLAAGSGICGVSAVVAIAESIDVDETRIAYAAATVLLFDSTTLFVYPVVGHALGLSSTVFGIWAGLTMFSTGPVTAAGFAFSETAGQWALLVKLTRNSMIGLAAIAYAVYYARRTDGDAHRDGDSHHTDGDSDYESADGVPGGWRFLWNTFPKFVFGFLVVLLVANLGFLSEAQITSLSNASDWAFLLAFAGLGLETRLDELRSTGYKPILVVLLALLVVATAMLAVVQALF; encoded by the coding sequence ATGGTGACGATTCGACGAACCGTTCCGGGATTGGCGGTCCTCCTCGCGGTCGGCCTCCTCGCCCGTCTCGTCGCGTCGGCCGTTCCCGGTCTCAACTACCTCATCGTGACGATACTCCTCGGCCTGCTCGTCGGTAATCTCTACGGAATCCCCGACTGGGCGCGCCCCGGCGTCCGAACCCACAAAGTCTGGCTCGAAGCCGGAATCGTCGTCATGGGCGCGAGCGTCGCGCTCGACCGGGTCATCGCTGCAGGGCCGACGATACTGTTCCTCGTCGTCGCCACCGTCACGACCACGATTCTGGTGGTCGAACTGCTCGCCCGGACGGTCTTCTCGATTCACGAGGAGACGGGTTCCTTGCTGGCCGCCGGGTCGGGCATCTGCGGCGTGTCTGCCGTCGTCGCCATCGCCGAGAGCATCGACGTGGACGAGACGCGAATCGCGTACGCGGCGGCGACGGTTCTCCTGTTCGACTCGACGACTCTCTTCGTCTACCCGGTCGTCGGCCACGCGCTCGGGCTTTCGAGCACCGTCTTCGGAATCTGGGCCGGGCTGACCATGTTCAGCACCGGTCCCGTGACGGCCGCCGGGTTCGCGTTCTCGGAGACCGCCGGACAGTGGGCGCTCCTCGTGAAGCTCACTCGGAACTCGATGATAGGCCTCGCCGCCATCGCGTACGCGGTGTACTATGCTCGCCGTACCGACGGCGACGCCCACCGCGACGGCGACAGCCACCACACCGACGGCGATTCGGACTACGAATCCGCCGACGGCGTGCCCGGCGGGTGGCGGTTCCTCTGGAACACGTTTCCGAAGTTCGTGTTCGGGTTTCTGGTCGTCCTCCTCGTCGCCAATCTCGGATTCCTCTCTGAGGCGCAGATCACCTCCCTCTCGAACGCCTCCGATTGGGCGTTCCTCCTCGCGTTCGCCGGGTTGGGACTCGAAACGCGACTCGACGAACTCCGCTCGACGGGATACAAGCCGATACTCGTCGTCCTCCTCGCCCTGCTCGTCGTCGCCACGGCGATGCTGGCCGTCGTGCAGGCGCTGTTCTGA
- a CDS encoding GNAT family N-acetyltransferase: MPGARIDGDERITLRTVEEEDVPFVQREATNPEIRYPMGKPLRTRAEVEAHLEEEHADRFLVCLDGDDAGPGTPEEGAVRRIGCVGVEDADWKRPELVYWLVPEAHGNGYGKAAVSLVIDYVFRTYATPAIGAGAFPFNDASRGLLESLGFTEEGRQRKYIFVDGEHRDIVQYGLLREEWRERKRA; encoded by the coding sequence ATGCCCGGCGCACGCATCGACGGCGACGAGCGAATCACGCTCAGGACGGTCGAAGAAGAGGACGTTCCGTTCGTCCAGCGCGAGGCAACGAACCCCGAAATCCGCTATCCGATGGGGAAACCGCTCAGGACCCGCGCGGAAGTCGAAGCGCATCTGGAAGAGGAGCACGCCGACCGGTTTCTCGTCTGCCTCGACGGTGACGACGCGGGTCCGGGGACCCCCGAGGAAGGAGCGGTCCGACGAATCGGGTGCGTGGGCGTGGAGGACGCCGACTGGAAACGCCCGGAACTCGTCTACTGGCTCGTCCCCGAGGCGCACGGCAACGGCTACGGCAAAGCGGCCGTCTCGTTGGTCATCGACTACGTGTTTCGGACCTACGCCACCCCCGCCATCGGTGCGGGTGCGTTCCCTTTCAACGACGCCTCCCGCGGTTTGTTGGAATCGCTCGGATTCACCGAGGAGGGCCGCCAGCGCAAGTACATATTCGTCGACGGCGAGCACCGCGACATCGTTCAGTACGGCCTCCTCCGCGAGGAGTGGCGGGAACGAAAACGGGCGTGA
- a CDS encoding molybdopterin oxidoreductase family protein — MNGTDPDETVESVCPCCSVGCRVRYSDRRDGAVGCDGAPVNEEGRLCRNGIDAFDGLNAADRLTDPLIREEGNLVSVTWEKAFDRIEAEFETVLDDRGPDALAFFGAPRCTNEENYLLQKLARVLGTNNVDNRARICHGSVVAAMVERLGSPGMTNTLSDLTEADLFLVVGANPAAQQPIAFNSYLRPAINDGATLIHVEPDANETTRLADAHVAPTPGTDALFVNAVTAELLDRELQDEAFIAERTTNFESFAESLASLSLDECAERTGVDAERIRHIAERFGRADRAAVIVGTGAEEDDHEGTATADALIDLLLVTGNIGRRGTGMNLLRGLTNEQGANDVGCRPSTLPGFRPVADADARSAVAEEWGAAPPSRPGRSELDAVRAFGDAIRGAYVVGENPAVSKRATQSVARSLESLDFLLVQEAFPTETVEHADVVLPASLWAEKGGTVTNLDRQVQRMRPMTPPPDGVRRDLDILLEIGRRLTDARFEYDDREEVFDELTRVNPLYAGMSYDGIGHGSQRWPLPDDAEEGTGILHEERFRTGERRTAFEPVEDVPTRVSAHHD, encoded by the coding sequence ATGAACGGAACGGACCCCGACGAGACGGTCGAAAGCGTCTGCCCGTGCTGTTCGGTCGGCTGTCGCGTCCGATACAGCGACCGGCGGGACGGTGCTGTGGGGTGTGACGGCGCACCCGTCAACGAGGAGGGGCGGCTCTGTCGAAACGGAATCGACGCCTTCGACGGACTGAACGCCGCCGACCGACTCACCGACCCGCTGATTCGAGAGGAAGGGAACCTCGTATCCGTGACGTGGGAGAAGGCGTTCGACCGAATCGAAGCCGAGTTCGAAACCGTTCTCGACGACCGCGGACCGGACGCGCTCGCGTTCTTCGGCGCGCCGCGCTGTACCAACGAGGAGAACTACCTCCTCCAGAAACTCGCTCGCGTCCTCGGGACGAACAACGTCGATAACAGGGCGCGAATCTGCCACGGGTCGGTGGTCGCGGCGATGGTCGAGCGGTTGGGGTCGCCGGGCATGACCAACACGCTCTCGGATTTGACCGAGGCGGACCTGTTCCTCGTCGTCGGCGCGAACCCGGCCGCCCAGCAACCCATCGCCTTCAACTCGTATCTTCGCCCGGCAATCAACGACGGCGCGACGTTGATTCACGTCGAACCGGACGCCAACGAGACGACGCGACTCGCCGACGCGCACGTCGCGCCGACCCCCGGCACCGACGCGCTGTTCGTGAACGCCGTCACCGCCGAACTCCTCGACCGGGAATTGCAAGACGAGGCGTTCATCGCCGAGCGGACGACGAACTTCGAGTCGTTCGCCGAATCGCTGGCGTCCCTCTCCCTCGACGAGTGCGCCGAGCGAACCGGCGTCGATGCAGAGCGGATTCGCCACATCGCAGAGCGGTTCGGCCGCGCCGACCGCGCCGCCGTCATCGTCGGAACGGGAGCGGAGGAAGACGACCACGAGGGAACCGCGACGGCGGATGCGCTCATCGACCTCCTCCTCGTGACGGGTAACATCGGCAGGCGCGGGACGGGGATGAACCTCCTGCGCGGTCTCACCAACGAACAGGGGGCGAACGACGTCGGCTGTCGTCCCTCGACGCTTCCGGGCTTTCGTCCCGTGGCCGACGCCGACGCGCGGTCGGCGGTGGCCGAGGAGTGGGGCGCGGCCCCACCCTCGCGTCCCGGCCGCTCGGAACTCGACGCGGTTCGCGCGTTCGGCGACGCGATTCGCGGCGCGTACGTCGTCGGCGAGAACCCCGCCGTGAGCAAACGGGCCACGCAGTCGGTCGCCCGGTCGCTCGAATCGCTCGACTTCCTGCTCGTGCAGGAGGCGTTCCCGACCGAGACGGTCGAACACGCGGACGTGGTGCTTCCGGCGAGCCTCTGGGCCGAGAAGGGCGGAACGGTGACGAACCTCGACCGGCAGGTACAGCGGATGCGCCCGATGACCCCGCCGCCGGATGGCGTTCGACGCGACCTCGACATCCTCCTCGAAATCGGGAGACGACTGACCGACGCTCGGTTCGAGTACGACGACAGAGAAGAAGTGTTCGACGAACTCACGCGCGTCAATCCGCTGTACGCGGGGATGTCGTACGACGGAATCGGTCACGGAAGTCAGCGCTGGCCGTTACCGGACGATGCGGAGGAGGGGACCGGGATTCTGCACGAGGAGCGGTTTCGAACGGGCGAGCGGCGAACGGCGTTCGAGCCGGTCGAAGACGTCCCGACTCGCGTCTCCGCGCACCACGACTGA
- a CDS encoding FmdB family zinc ribbon protein → MKRTYTVKRLLGIDNGLVGVENDRERDVHECTVCGARFETTALRCPECGSHLFRTKTVVPNALVTLLVIVALAGVGAAYNVLEGDVPKG, encoded by the coding sequence ATGAAACGCACGTACACCGTCAAACGGCTGCTCGGCATCGACAACGGCCTCGTCGGGGTCGAAAACGACCGCGAACGCGACGTTCACGAGTGTACCGTCTGCGGAGCGCGGTTCGAGACGACTGCGCTCAGGTGTCCGGAGTGTGGCAGTCACCTCTTCCGGACAAAAACAGTCGTTCCGAACGCGCTGGTCACCCTGCTCGTCATCGTGGCGCTCGCCGGGGTGGGTGCCGCGTACAACGTCCTCGAAGGCGACGTCCCGAAGGGATGA
- a CDS encoding C2H2-type zinc finger protein: MPDNPTASDHECQFCHESFDSEDDLREHIQEHHSTA; the protein is encoded by the coding sequence ATGCCAGACAATCCAACCGCGAGCGACCACGAGTGCCAGTTTTGTCACGAATCGTTCGACAGCGAGGACGACCTCCGCGAACACATCCAGGAACACCATTCCACGGCATGA
- the fdhF gene encoding formate dehydrogenase subunit alpha yields the protein MTDETPGTKGAEDDTEKEGVAGFMARAKEQAQTAGKKMGESGAFEPLEHVAESFAANTMSEGRLFDMADALSDYRLNEVDVTDTTCGYCAVGCRFDIYSKDGEVLGVRPNPEKAPINGISTCVKGKFGYKYADSEDRLTQPLVKEDGEFREASWEEALDRVADGLKEIQDEYGRNGLSLVSSSKTTNEANYLMQKFARQVLRTNNIDNCNRLCHSPTVAGLSQTVGFGAGSVGTDALENTDCYLITGSNTTEAHPVLATRIKQNVKDDDADMFVFDPRKIQMAQFATQYTRIKPGYDTVWINGLIRHVIENDLHDEEFVEERTVGFEEVKEGVEKFTPEYVEEKAGVPPEELKRAAETIAEADSCTFCWTLGLTEHSHGTENIVSMANLALVTGHVGTEKSGLAPFRGQNNVQGGGGDMGPIPGNFPGYQKVTNDDAREKFEEAYGVDHLPDDEGYTITEQFLAADRGEIRGMFIQGENVVYSEPNVSHAGEILDDLEFLAVQDIFLTDSAKHADVVLPANAPVETNGTYTSSTRHVQLVKRAIDPPGNAKPDWVITQELAERFGYEWGFRNPSEIMDEINDLTPIYGGITHERLETEGSIPWPCWDEDHPGTPHLYTEEFNTDDGKAHMFPTDVSGPVEADMEDEAFPLAMTTGRVLYQYHTGTMTNREPGIRSYTDELFVEINPDTAADLGVSDGQVVEITSRKGSITALAQVTERTGGDVVFVPMHYFGRGDVANELTDEEHLDPQAHVPEYKVTDVRVAPTGEGERTEAQKAGAEGDD from the coding sequence ATGACTGACGAAACACCGGGAACGAAAGGCGCGGAGGACGACACCGAAAAGGAAGGCGTCGCGGGCTTCATGGCCCGAGCGAAGGAACAGGCCCAAACCGCGGGGAAGAAGATGGGTGAAAGCGGCGCGTTCGAACCGCTCGAACACGTCGCCGAGAGTTTCGCCGCGAACACCATGTCGGAGGGGCGGCTGTTCGACATGGCCGACGCGTTGAGCGACTACCGCCTGAACGAGGTGGACGTCACCGACACGACGTGTGGCTACTGCGCCGTCGGCTGTCGGTTCGACATCTACTCGAAGGACGGAGAAGTGCTCGGCGTGCGTCCGAACCCCGAGAAAGCGCCGATAAACGGCATCTCGACGTGCGTGAAGGGCAAGTTCGGATACAAGTACGCCGACAGCGAGGACAGGCTGACGCAACCCCTCGTGAAAGAGGACGGCGAGTTCCGCGAGGCGTCGTGGGAGGAAGCGCTCGACCGGGTGGCGGACGGACTGAAGGAGATTCAGGACGAGTACGGGCGAAACGGACTGAGCCTCGTCTCCTCATCCAAAACGACGAACGAGGCGAACTACCTGATGCAGAAGTTCGCCCGGCAGGTGCTCCGGACGAACAACATCGACAACTGCAACCGGCTCTGTCACTCGCCGACCGTCGCCGGACTGTCCCAGACGGTCGGATTCGGTGCCGGGTCGGTCGGCACCGACGCCCTCGAAAACACCGATTGCTATCTCATCACCGGGTCGAACACGACGGAGGCCCACCCCGTGTTGGCGACGCGAATCAAGCAGAACGTCAAGGACGACGACGCGGACATGTTCGTCTTCGACCCGCGCAAAATCCAGATGGCGCAGTTCGCCACGCAGTACACCCGAATCAAACCGGGCTACGATACCGTCTGGATAAACGGGCTGATCCGACACGTCATCGAGAACGACCTCCACGACGAGGAATTCGTCGAGGAGCGTACCGTCGGGTTCGAGGAGGTAAAGGAGGGCGTCGAGAAGTTCACGCCCGAGTACGTCGAGGAGAAGGCGGGCGTCCCGCCCGAGGAACTGAAGCGCGCGGCCGAAACCATCGCCGAGGCGGACTCGTGTACGTTCTGCTGGACGCTCGGCCTGACCGAGCACAGCCACGGCACGGAGAACATCGTCTCGATGGCGAACCTCGCACTCGTGACGGGGCACGTCGGCACCGAAAAGTCCGGCCTCGCGCCGTTCCGCGGGCAGAACAACGTGCAGGGCGGCGGCGGCGACATGGGACCGATTCCGGGGAACTTCCCCGGCTACCAGAAGGTGACGAACGACGACGCGCGCGAGAAGTTCGAGGAAGCCTACGGCGTGGACCACCTCCCGGACGACGAAGGATACACCATCACCGAACAGTTCCTCGCCGCCGATCGCGGCGAGATTCGGGGGATGTTCATCCAAGGCGAGAACGTGGTGTACTCGGAACCGAACGTCAGCCACGCCGGGGAAATCCTCGACGACTTGGAGTTCCTCGCGGTACAGGACATCTTCCTCACGGACTCCGCGAAACACGCGGACGTCGTGTTGCCCGCGAACGCCCCCGTCGAGACGAACGGGACGTACACGAGTTCGACGCGCCACGTCCAACTCGTCAAGCGGGCCATCGACCCGCCCGGAAACGCGAAACCCGACTGGGTTATCACGCAGGAACTCGCCGAGCGGTTCGGCTACGAGTGGGGCTTTCGCAACCCGAGCGAAATAATGGACGAAATCAACGACCTGACGCCGATTTACGGCGGCATCACCCACGAGCGCCTCGAAACCGAGGGGAGCATCCCGTGGCCGTGCTGGGACGAGGACCATCCGGGGACGCCACACCTCTACACGGAGGAGTTCAACACCGACGACGGGAAGGCCCACATGTTCCCGACCGACGTTTCCGGCCCCGTCGAGGCGGACATGGAGGACGAGGCGTTCCCGCTGGCGATGACGACCGGCCGCGTCCTCTACCAGTATCACACCGGGACGATGACCAACCGGGAACCCGGAATCCGGTCGTACACCGACGAGTTGTTCGTCGAAATCAACCCCGACACCGCGGCCGACCTCGGCGTCTCGGACGGACAGGTGGTCGAAATCACCTCCCGGAAGGGGTCGATAACCGCCCTCGCACAGGTCACGGAACGAACCGGCGGCGACGTCGTTTTCGTTCCGATGCACTACTTCGGCAGGGGCGACGTCGCGAACGAACTCACCGACGAGGAGCACCTCGACCCGCAAGCCCACGTGCCGGAGTACAAAGTCACCGACGTTCGAGTAGCCCCGACGGGCGAGGGTGAACGAACGGAGGCACAGAAAGCCGGGGCGGAAGGGGACGACTGA
- a CDS encoding 2Fe-2S iron-sulfur cluster-binding protein, translating into MSTDPIWENSRDEGGPDLPLNEYIETGTANDPDVGSTDRAAITVDGETVTVEEGTTLLDAVEKAETDGYVPALCSYDEDERIGPRSECRTCVVETDEHGVVPSCSFPAEDGLTVRTDAEDAANARDVNLDLVLSDHNLRCTTCGKNGRCDLQDVSIENDVVEPRYGVFDDRDEYEPIDESSPFIQIDRNKCILCNRCVEACNDVQVEGVLRMEGNAGETRIGFQNGAETMMESTCVSCGHCATVCPTGALVEQDMTDIATIPVPGFNQHNSIGKSVGEDYEHQPRQMTPMKEERKGRKGGAESDDD; encoded by the coding sequence ATGAGCACCGACCCGATTTGGGAGAACTCACGCGACGAGGGGGGACCTGACCTCCCGCTGAACGAGTACATCGAGACGGGGACGGCGAACGACCCGGACGTCGGTTCGACCGACCGCGCCGCCATCACCGTCGACGGCGAGACGGTGACGGTCGAGGAAGGGACGACGCTGCTCGATGCGGTCGAAAAGGCCGAGACGGACGGCTACGTCCCGGCGCTCTGTTCCTACGACGAAGACGAACGGATAGGACCCCGAAGCGAGTGCCGAACGTGCGTCGTCGAGACGGACGAACACGGCGTCGTCCCGTCCTGTAGCTTCCCCGCGGAGGACGGCCTGACGGTGCGGACCGACGCCGAGGACGCGGCGAACGCCCGCGACGTCAACCTCGATTTGGTGCTCTCGGACCACAATCTCCGCTGTACGACCTGCGGGAAGAACGGTCGCTGTGACCTGCAAGACGTCTCCATCGAAAACGACGTGGTGGAGCCCCGTTACGGCGTGTTCGACGACCGCGACGAGTACGAACCCATCGACGAATCCTCGCCGTTCATCCAGATAGACCGGAACAAGTGCATCCTCTGTAATCGCTGTGTCGAGGCCTGCAACGACGTGCAGGTCGAGGGCGTCCTCCGCATGGAGGGAAACGCGGGCGAGACGCGAATCGGCTTCCAGAACGGGGCCGAGACGATGATGGAATCCACGTGCGTCTCCTGTGGCCATTGTGCGACCGTCTGCCCGACGGGAGCGCTCGTCGAACAGGACATGACCGACATCGCCACGATTCCGGTGCCCGGATTCAACCAGCACAACAGCATCGGCAAGAGCGTCGGCGAGGACTACGAGCACCAACCTCGGCAGATGACGCCGATGAAGGAGGAACGAAAGGGCCGCAAAGGAGGTGCGGAATCCGACGATGACTGA
- a CDS encoding DJ-1/PfpI family protein — MDGKKLLMIVGDFGEDYEIMVPFQALQAVGHEVDAVCPEKEEGDTVKTAVHDFRGDQTYMESRGHNFALTASFDDIDPTEYDGLVLPGGRAPEYLRTHDEVLEAVRHFTDEDKPIAAICHAAQILAAADVIEGRTCAAYSALEADVEGAGGEYYDGVTTDGNLVSGRDWGDHVEWLSQFLDVLGTNVEHSEPVTADD, encoded by the coding sequence ATGGATGGCAAGAAACTGCTGATGATAGTCGGCGATTTCGGCGAGGATTACGAGATAATGGTACCGTTTCAAGCCCTGCAGGCGGTCGGCCACGAGGTCGATGCGGTGTGTCCCGAAAAGGAAGAGGGGGACACAGTGAAGACGGCCGTTCACGACTTCCGCGGCGACCAGACCTACATGGAGAGTCGCGGCCACAACTTCGCGCTCACGGCGTCGTTCGACGACATCGACCCGACGGAGTACGACGGACTCGTCCTACCGGGCGGTCGAGCGCCGGAGTACCTCAGGACGCACGACGAGGTTCTCGAAGCGGTTCGACACTTCACCGACGAGGACAAGCCCATCGCCGCAATCTGCCACGCGGCCCAGATTCTCGCGGCGGCGGACGTCATCGAGGGGCGGACGTGCGCCGCGTACTCCGCGCTGGAAGCCGACGTCGAGGGCGCGGGTGGCGAGTACTACGACGGCGTGACGACCGACGGCAACCTCGTTTCCGGGCGCGACTGGGGCGACCACGTAGAATGGTTGTCACAGTTCCTCGACGTCCTCGGAACGAACGTCGAGCACAGCGAACCGGTCACAGCCGACGACTGA
- a CDS encoding metal-dependent hydrolase, which produces MVDVSGHLAMALLFAAPAWLLWGRRGSLTFAGFTLVTAMLPDTDLVLRRVFPTVHHHGVTHTILFVTVASVVAGALAARLLTGHFEANRWVRSDAIREETVFVFTTAGFLTGGTSHIFADLLSAPDIAPPLTPLWPLYAKPIIIDVIYYDSVVWNFGLLAVALAVHFALFRSERSPIETAYRIGDT; this is translated from the coding sequence ATGGTCGACGTCAGCGGTCACTTGGCGATGGCACTGTTGTTCGCCGCCCCCGCGTGGCTTCTCTGGGGTCGGCGGGGGAGTCTCACGTTCGCCGGGTTTACGCTCGTGACCGCGATGCTCCCCGACACCGACCTCGTGCTTCGGCGCGTGTTCCCGACCGTGCACCACCACGGGGTGACGCACACGATACTCTTCGTCACCGTCGCCAGCGTCGTCGCCGGTGCGCTCGCGGCACGGCTACTCACCGGCCACTTCGAAGCCAATCGATGGGTGCGAAGCGACGCCATCCGGGAGGAAACCGTGTTCGTGTTCACGACCGCCGGGTTTCTGACGGGCGGGACGAGCCACATCTTCGCCGACCTCCTCTCGGCACCGGACATCGCCCCGCCGCTAACGCCGCTCTGGCCGCTGTACGCCAAGCCGATTATCATCGACGTCATCTACTACGACTCGGTGGTGTGGAACTTCGGACTGCTGGCGGTCGCGCTCGCCGTCCACTTCGCGCTGTTCCGCTCCGAGCGCTCGCCAATCGAGACGGCCTACAGAATCGGCGACACGTGA
- a CDS encoding dolichyl-phosphate hexose transferase, protein MQRESRDDGFTFEDVSVVMGTYNEEAAVGSVLSDIERVTDGKAEVVCVDGSSDRTPEIAEEHGARVIRQRPRGYGVAVTAALLAPDRPVVVTTDCDGTYPMEQLPEFLTLINEGYDVVSGDRLYHGAAEMPTVNRWGNRAFAALASVLMGRRVHDTTTGMRAYRRDVIEEIEWTENTGLSAELLIRPLMRGYRVRELPIDYDERLGETKLDPLSGGAEIAKSIVKVCLDERSLIPRPV, encoded by the coding sequence ATGCAACGCGAATCGCGGGACGACGGCTTCACTTTCGAGGACGTGAGCGTCGTCATGGGGACGTACAACGAGGAGGCCGCCGTCGGGTCGGTGCTTTCCGACATCGAGCGCGTGACGGACGGGAAGGCGGAGGTCGTATGCGTCGATGGGTCGTCCGACCGAACGCCGGAGATCGCCGAGGAGCACGGCGCTCGCGTCATTCGACAGCGACCGCGAGGATACGGCGTCGCGGTGACGGCCGCCCTGCTCGCCCCGGACCGGCCGGTCGTCGTCACGACCGACTGTGACGGCACCTATCCCATGGAGCAACTGCCGGAATTTCTCACCCTTATCAACGAGGGCTACGACGTGGTGAGCGGCGACCGACTCTACCACGGCGCGGCGGAGATGCCGACGGTGAACCGCTGGGGGAACCGCGCGTTCGCGGCGCTCGCTTCGGTTCTGATGGGCAGGCGCGTTCACGACACGACGACGGGGATGCGCGCCTACCGGCGCGACGTGATAGAAGAAATCGAGTGGACCGAAAACACGGGACTCTCCGCCGAACTGCTCATTCGTCCGCTGATGCGCGGCTATCGCGTCCGCGAACTCCCCATCGACTACGACGAGCGATTGGGTGAAACGAAACTCGACCCGTTATCGGGCGGCGCGGAGATAGCGAAATCCATCGTCAAAGTGTGTCTGGACGAGCGGTCGCTCATCCCCCGCCCCGTTTGA